From the Candidatus Bathyarchaeota archaeon A05DMB-5 genome, one window contains:
- a CDS encoding DNA-directed RNA polymerase subunit D, translating into MEIEVLEKDDKNMRLLIRGADVPFMNALRRIVIAEVPSMAVDEVVILENSSILQDETIAHRIGLIPLKTDLDSYNLPEECPCKSEFGCNLCRVTFTLDAEAKEGTRTVYSGELVSENPNVTPVSGNIPIIKLAKGQKLRLEAYARLGKGKNHAKWQPVSMCAYKYYPKIEISSKNCDACGKCVEICPRKVLAKTDDKIKIHDLMACTLCQDCVEACPQNPKAIKVGWEENNFIFSLESTGALPPEKIVTEAVKTLDKQLNELENQIKVKKDEEN; encoded by the coding sequence GTGGAAATAGAAGTGCTTGAAAAAGACGATAAAAACATGCGTCTACTCATTCGCGGAGCAGACGTGCCATTCATGAATGCTTTACGAAGAATAGTAATTGCAGAAGTCCCATCCATGGCTGTTGACGAAGTTGTAATCCTTGAAAATTCTTCCATATTACAAGACGAAACAATAGCCCACAGGATTGGACTCATACCGCTTAAGACCGACTTGGACAGCTACAACCTACCCGAAGAATGCCCCTGCAAAAGCGAATTTGGATGCAACCTCTGCAGAGTCACTTTCACATTAGATGCAGAAGCAAAAGAAGGAACAAGAACAGTTTATTCCGGCGAGTTAGTCTCAGAAAACCCCAACGTAACCCCAGTAAGTGGAAATATTCCAATAATAAAACTTGCAAAAGGACAGAAGCTAAGACTTGAGGCTTATGCAAGACTTGGAAAAGGAAAAAACCACGCAAAATGGCAACCAGTTTCCATGTGCGCATACAAGTATTATCCCAAAATAGAAATTTCCAGCAAAAATTGCGATGCTTGCGGAAAATGCGTGGAAATCTGCCCAAGAAAAGTCCTTGCCAAAACCGATGATAAAATAAAAATTCACGATTTAATGGCTTGCACCCTCTGCCAAGACTGTGTAGAGGCTTGCCCACAAAATCCTAAAGCGATAAAAGTTGGCTGGGAAGAAAACAACTTCATATTCAGCCTCGAATCCACCGGCGCACTTCCACCAGAGAAGATTGTAACAGAAGCAGTGAAAACATTGGATAAGCAACTAAATGAACTTGAGAACCAAATCAA